The following are from one region of the Haloactinomyces albus genome:
- the catA gene encoding catechol 1,2-dioxygenase, translating into MTEQLTEQTATAAASGNSATERFLEKGVAADSSTERVDKLATEVIGAVHEVIRRNKVTYEEYDALKAWLIQVGLDGEWPLFLDVWIEHVVEEVANEDREGTQGSIEGPYYVPGSPEFQAEATLPMRDDEPGTPLLFQGQVTSTSGQPLGGAHVEMWHADDYGYYSQYAPGLPEWNLRGTVVTDEQGRFKIHTIQPAPYQIPHDGACGKLISAAGWHAWRPAHLHLKVSAPDHQLITSQLYFQGGDYVDNDIAQAVKPNLILNPTPAADGTGNEVTYNFVLDPA; encoded by the coding sequence ATGACCGAACAACTCACCGAGCAGACCGCCACCGCCGCGGCTTCGGGCAATTCCGCCACCGAACGTTTCCTCGAGAAGGGTGTGGCCGCCGACAGCAGCACCGAGCGGGTGGACAAACTGGCCACCGAGGTCATCGGTGCGGTGCACGAGGTCATCCGCCGCAACAAGGTCACCTACGAGGAGTACGACGCGCTGAAGGCGTGGCTGATCCAGGTCGGCCTCGACGGGGAGTGGCCGCTGTTCCTCGACGTGTGGATCGAGCACGTGGTCGAGGAGGTCGCCAACGAGGATCGGGAGGGAACCCAGGGCTCCATCGAGGGCCCGTACTACGTTCCCGGTTCGCCGGAATTCCAGGCCGAGGCAACCCTGCCCATGCGCGACGACGAGCCCGGCACTCCGCTGCTGTTCCAGGGGCAGGTCACCAGCACCTCCGGGCAGCCGCTGGGCGGGGCACACGTGGAGATGTGGCACGCCGACGACTACGGCTACTACTCCCAGTACGCTCCCGGACTGCCGGAATGGAACCTGCGCGGAACCGTCGTGACCGACGAGCAGGGCCGCTTCAAGATTCACACGATCCAGCCCGCGCCGTACCAGATCCCGCACGACGGGGCCTGCGGCAAGCTCATCTCCGCTGCCGGTTGGCATGCGTGGCGCCCGGCGCACCTGCACCTGAAGGTCTCCGCCCCGGACCACCAGTTGATCACTTCGCAGTTGTATTTCCAGGGCGGCGACTACGTCGACAACGACATCGCCCAGGCGGTCAAGCCGAATCTGATCCTGAATCCGACGCCGGCTGCCGACGGAACCGGCAACGAGGTGACCTACAACTTCGTGCTGGATCCTGCCTGA
- a CDS encoding acyl-CoA dehydrogenase family protein, with protein sequence MSSVSLQRTIFEDDHEAFRETARAFAEREVAPQLEKWSEQGHVDRAVYRRAGELGLLGISADEKDNGGGVDDFRFNAVLIEEIARVGATAVAMNLSGFNDLVAPYLISLADDEQKQRWLAPLCSGELVGALAMTEPEAGSDLAAIATTAMADGDDLILNGSKTFISNGMIADVFIVVARTDPSAGRRGMSLVLVDADTPGFTRSGPLRKVGLSAQDTAELTFDDARVPRANVLGEENKGFGYLRGNLPQERLSVAVTAMAAMRRTFEQALNHSCDRRAFGQRIADFQANRFYLAELATEIEIAQAFVDRCLLDASTGSLDEVTAAMAKWWVTELQQKVVGRCLQLHGGYGFMKEYDVAQDYLDSRGGTLYAGTTEIMKEIIGRKLTKQ encoded by the coding sequence ATGAGTTCGGTCTCGCTGCAGCGGACGATCTTCGAGGACGACCACGAGGCGTTTCGTGAGACCGCACGCGCCTTCGCCGAACGCGAGGTCGCTCCCCAGCTGGAGAAGTGGTCCGAACAAGGGCACGTCGACCGTGCGGTCTACCGCCGCGCGGGCGAACTGGGGTTGCTCGGCATCAGCGCCGACGAAAAGGACAACGGCGGCGGAGTCGACGACTTCCGGTTCAACGCCGTGCTCATCGAGGAGATCGCCCGAGTCGGCGCCACCGCGGTGGCGATGAACCTCAGTGGTTTCAACGACCTCGTGGCGCCCTATCTGATCTCCCTGGCCGACGACGAGCAGAAGCAGCGCTGGTTGGCGCCCCTGTGCTCCGGAGAACTCGTCGGTGCTCTGGCGATGACCGAACCCGAGGCAGGCAGCGATCTCGCCGCCATCGCCACCACGGCGATGGCCGACGGCGACGACCTCATCCTCAACGGGTCCAAGACGTTCATCAGCAATGGCATGATCGCCGACGTCTTCATCGTCGTGGCGCGTACCGACCCGTCCGCCGGACGCCGGGGGATGAGCCTCGTTCTCGTCGATGCGGACACCCCCGGCTTCACCCGTAGTGGCCCCCTGCGCAAAGTGGGTCTTTCCGCCCAGGACACCGCCGAGCTCACCTTCGACGACGCTCGCGTGCCGCGCGCCAACGTCCTCGGCGAGGAGAACAAGGGATTCGGCTACCTGCGGGGCAATCTGCCGCAGGAACGACTCAGCGTGGCGGTCACCGCGATGGCAGCCATGCGACGCACCTTCGAGCAGGCGCTGAACCACAGCTGCGACCGCAGGGCCTTCGGCCAGCGGATCGCCGATTTCCAGGCCAATCGCTTCTACCTCGCCGAACTCGCCACCGAGATCGAGATCGCTCAGGCCTTCGTCGACCGCTGTCTGCTCGATGCGTCCACCGGAAGCCTCGACGAGGTCACCGCGGCGATGGCCAAGTGGTGGGTGACCGAACTGCAGCAGAAAGTCGTCGGCCGCTGCCTGCAACTACACGGTGGCTACGGCTTCATGAAGGAATACGACGTCGCCCAGGACTATCTCGATTCCCGCGGCGGAACTCTGTATGCGGGCACCACCGAAATCATGAAGGAAATCATCGGCCGCAAGCTGACCAAGCAGTAA
- the benA gene encoding benzoate 1,2-dioxygenase large subunit: MIETLNNARSILDNAVEEDHENGIRRIRRNVFTDEELFELEMKHIFEGNWIYLAHESQIPNVGDYFTTYIGRQPIVITRDKQGELNTLINACSHRGAMICRRKTDNRTTLTCPFHGWTFRNDGALLKVKDPREAGYPEQFKKDGSHDLTKVARFENYRGFLFGSLNPDVKPLTEHLGETTKIIDMLVDQSPEGLEVLRGSSSYTYDGNWKLQAENGADGYHVSATHWNYAATTARRGTGESKNETAALDAGGWGKSGGGYWSFDNGHLCLWTWTANPQDRPLWSRMDELKEEHGEAKGEFMVKGSRNLCLYPNVYLMDQFSTQIRHFRPISVDKTEVTIYCIAPKGESAEARAHRIRQYEDFFNASGMATPDDLEEFRSCQKTYLATEAPYNDMARGMTHEFSGPDEVAESLGMTGVISAGRKNEDEGLYPVQHGHWLQTMREAVAAEEKSVENNR; this comes from the coding sequence ATGATCGAGACGTTGAACAATGCCCGCAGCATCCTCGACAACGCGGTGGAGGAAGACCACGAAAACGGGATCCGTCGGATCCGGCGCAACGTCTTCACCGACGAGGAACTCTTCGAGCTCGAGATGAAACACATCTTCGAGGGGAACTGGATCTACCTCGCCCACGAGAGCCAGATTCCGAATGTCGGCGACTACTTCACCACCTACATCGGCCGCCAGCCAATCGTCATCACTCGGGACAAGCAGGGCGAGCTCAACACGCTCATCAACGCCTGCAGTCACCGCGGCGCGATGATCTGCCGCCGCAAGACCGACAACCGCACCACACTGACCTGCCCGTTCCACGGGTGGACGTTCCGCAACGACGGCGCACTGCTCAAGGTCAAGGACCCGCGCGAAGCCGGCTACCCGGAGCAGTTCAAGAAAGACGGCTCCCACGACCTCACCAAGGTCGCCCGCTTCGAGAATTACCGGGGCTTTCTGTTCGGCAGCCTCAACCCGGACGTCAAGCCGCTGACCGAGCACCTCGGCGAGACCACCAAGATCATCGACATGCTCGTCGACCAGTCCCCCGAGGGGCTGGAGGTGCTGCGCGGTTCCTCCAGCTACACCTACGACGGCAACTGGAAGCTCCAGGCCGAGAACGGCGCGGACGGCTACCACGTCTCCGCCACGCACTGGAACTACGCCGCCACGACCGCACGTCGCGGCACCGGCGAGTCGAAGAACGAGACCGCCGCCCTGGACGCGGGCGGCTGGGGCAAGTCCGGCGGCGGCTACTGGTCCTTCGACAACGGGCACCTGTGCCTGTGGACCTGGACCGCGAACCCACAGGACCGTCCGCTGTGGAGCAGGATGGACGAGCTCAAGGAGGAGCACGGCGAGGCCAAGGGCGAGTTCATGGTCAAGGGCTCCCGCAACTTGTGCCTGTACCCGAACGTGTACCTGATGGACCAGTTCAGCACCCAGATCCGGCACTTCCGGCCGATCTCGGTGGACAAGACCGAGGTCACCATCTACTGCATCGCCCCGAAGGGGGAGAGCGCCGAGGCGCGGGCGCACCGGATCCGCCAGTACGAGGACTTCTTCAACGCCTCCGGTATGGCCACCCCGGACGACCTCGAGGAGTTCCGCTCCTGCCAGAAGACCTACCTGGCCACCGAGGCCCCGTACAACGACATGGCCCGCGGCATGACCCACGAGTTCTCCGGCCCGGACGAGGTGGCCGAGTCACTCGGCATGACCGGCGTCATCTCGGCAGGCAGGAAGAACGAGGACGAGGGCCTCTACCCCGTCCAGCACGGCCACTGGCTGCAGACCATGCGCGAAGCCGTGGCAGCAGAAGAGAAGTCCGTCGAGAACAACCGGTAA
- the catC gene encoding muconolactone Delta-isomerase, with product MLFAVKMDVHLPADMDPDVKADILAREKAYSQKLQKSGVWPHIWRCAGQYSNLSVLDVDDNDRLHEVLSQLPLFPYMNIEVTPLATHPSDIALLEQDS from the coding sequence GTGCTGTTTGCGGTGAAAATGGACGTGCACCTGCCTGCGGATATGGATCCGGATGTCAAGGCCGACATCCTCGCCCGGGAAAAGGCCTATTCGCAAAAGCTGCAGAAGTCCGGAGTGTGGCCGCACATCTGGCGGTGCGCAGGTCAGTACTCCAACCTGAGCGTCCTCGACGTGGACGATAATGACCGACTGCACGAGGTCTTGTCGCAGCTACCGCTGTTTCCGTACATGAACATCGAGGTGACTCCGCTGGCCACCCATCCTTCGGACATCGCGTTGCTGGAACAGGACTCCTGA
- a CDS encoding 1,6-dihydroxycyclohexa-2,4-diene-1-carboxylate dehydrogenase translates to MTEPVSPQRFRDKVAVVTGAAQGIGLAVARRLVAESASVVLVDRSELVHEVAGELRENGGQAHGVIADLEQFAGAEAAMAEARQQHGRIDVLINNVGGTIWMRPYEHYDADKIQAEVQRSLFPTLWTCRAVLPYLIEQRSGTIVNVSSTATRGINRVPYAAAKGGVNALTASLAMETAQYGIRIAAAAPGGTEAPPRRIARGPDGATEREKAWNRQVVDQTEDSALMKRYGTPEEQAAAILFLASDEASYITGTVLPVAGGDLG, encoded by the coding sequence GTGACCGAGCCGGTTTCTCCGCAGCGCTTCCGCGACAAGGTCGCCGTGGTCACCGGCGCGGCCCAGGGCATCGGCTTGGCCGTGGCCCGGCGTCTGGTCGCCGAATCGGCCTCGGTCGTGCTGGTGGACCGTTCCGAACTGGTCCACGAAGTGGCCGGGGAACTCCGGGAAAACGGGGGGCAGGCCCACGGCGTCATCGCCGATCTGGAGCAGTTCGCCGGGGCCGAGGCGGCAATGGCCGAAGCCCGGCAGCAGCACGGCCGCATCGACGTACTGATCAACAACGTGGGCGGCACCATCTGGATGCGACCGTACGAGCACTACGACGCGGACAAGATCCAGGCCGAGGTGCAGCGGTCTCTCTTCCCCACCCTGTGGACCTGTCGCGCCGTCCTGCCGTACCTCATCGAGCAGCGATCCGGAACGATCGTCAACGTCTCCTCCACGGCTACCCGGGGTATCAACCGGGTTCCTTACGCGGCTGCCAAGGGCGGGGTCAACGCGCTCACGGCGTCGCTGGCCATGGAAACCGCCCAGTACGGCATCCGTATCGCTGCCGCAGCCCCCGGTGGGACCGAGGCACCGCCCCGGCGCATCGCGCGCGGTCCGGACGGTGCGACCGAGCGGGAGAAGGCGTGGAATCGGCAAGTCGTCGACCAAACCGAGGACTCCGCACTGATGAAGCGCTACGGCACCCCGGAGGAACAGGCCGCTGCCATCCTGTTCCTGGCTTCCGACGAGGCCTCCTACATCACCGGGACGGTACTGCCCGTCGCCGGTGGTGATCTCGGATAG
- a CDS encoding LysR substrate-binding domain-containing protein produces the protein MELRHLRYFVAVAETRHFGKAAERLHMAQPPLSQAIRQLETDLGAELFARTTRRVDLTGAGEAFYGDALRILQSVDDSTRRVKRIADGGHGLLRLGLTGLAAYRHLPEIAQIVKRDMPGVALEIHSEMLTPAQELALSESRIDVGVLRPPTREAGIAYRRIAREPLVLALPESHWLVEEPTVNVGDLRAEHFVLYSAASRSVVNDAVVRSCLAAGFYPRREHEVAETSILLALVAAGLGVALVPDSVRAIALDGVVFKPLHGTENVDLALAWRDNDTSPLLENLLTTLEDNNVFITTEAPEDDREDHCS, from the coding sequence GTGGAACTCAGGCATCTTCGCTACTTCGTCGCTGTGGCCGAAACGCGCCACTTCGGCAAGGCGGCAGAGCGCTTGCACATGGCCCAGCCCCCGCTGTCTCAGGCGATCCGGCAACTGGAGACCGATCTGGGGGCCGAGCTGTTCGCCCGGACCACGCGACGGGTCGATCTCACCGGGGCCGGGGAGGCCTTCTACGGCGACGCCTTGCGCATCCTCCAATCCGTGGACGACTCCACGCGCCGGGTGAAGCGCATCGCCGATGGCGGTCATGGCCTGCTGCGCCTCGGGCTGACCGGGTTGGCCGCGTATCGCCATCTGCCGGAGATCGCGCAGATCGTGAAGCGGGACATGCCCGGCGTCGCTCTCGAGATCCACTCGGAGATGCTCACCCCGGCGCAGGAACTCGCCTTGAGCGAATCCCGCATCGATGTCGGTGTTCTCCGCCCGCCCACCCGGGAAGCCGGCATCGCCTACCGCCGTATCGCCCGCGAGCCGCTGGTGCTGGCGCTGCCGGAGAGCCACTGGCTGGTGGAGGAACCCACCGTCAACGTGGGAGACCTTCGAGCCGAGCACTTCGTCCTGTATTCGGCTGCCTCCCGGTCGGTGGTCAACGATGCGGTGGTACGCAGTTGCCTGGCCGCGGGTTTCTACCCGCGCCGTGAACACGAGGTCGCCGAGACGTCCATTCTGCTGGCGCTGGTGGCGGCCGGACTCGGAGTCGCTCTCGTTCCGGACTCGGTCCGGGCCATCGCACTGGACGGAGTCGTCTTCAAACCGCTCCACGGTACCGAAAATGTCGATCTCGCCCTTGCCTGGCGGGACAACGACACCTCTCCACTCCTGGAGAACCTGCTGACCACTCTCGAGGACAACAACGTCTTCATCACCACCGAAGCCCCTGAGGATGACCGTGAAGATCACTGCAGTTGA
- a CDS encoding mandelate racemase/muconate lactonizing enzyme family protein, protein MKITAVEAIPFAIPYTKPLRFASGEVHTADHVLVRVHTDEGLVGIAEAPPRPFTYGETQESIVAVIHRIFAPEIVGMSALEREGIHARLNRTIGNPAAKSAIDMALWDVIGKSVNLPVTELLGGYADRMAVSHMVGFAPPEEMVAAAERVRGQYGITTFKVKVGRKPFMLDVEACRALRRGLGDDVELYIDGNRGWTASESARALRAMEDLDLTLAEELCPADDVLGRRWLAEQSRIPVVADESATRPGEVTRELLDGASNAISIKTARTGFTTSQRILFQSEGLGVEVVMGNQVDGQIGTMCTVAFGAAYQRTAQRAGELSNFLDMSDDLLTEPLRIIDGTLFARRGAGLGIEIDPDKLAHYRQDR, encoded by the coding sequence GTGAAGATCACTGCAGTTGAGGCGATTCCCTTCGCCATCCCCTACACGAAGCCGCTGCGTTTTGCCAGTGGAGAGGTGCACACGGCCGATCACGTGCTGGTTCGGGTGCACACCGATGAGGGGCTGGTCGGCATCGCGGAAGCCCCGCCGCGGCCGTTCACCTATGGCGAGACCCAGGAGTCCATCGTCGCGGTGATCCACCGGATCTTCGCCCCGGAAATCGTGGGCATGTCGGCCCTGGAGCGGGAGGGCATCCACGCCCGGCTGAACCGGACCATCGGTAACCCCGCGGCGAAGTCCGCCATCGACATGGCGCTCTGGGACGTCATCGGCAAGTCCGTGAATCTGCCGGTGACGGAACTGTTGGGCGGGTACGCCGATCGCATGGCGGTTTCGCACATGGTGGGCTTCGCACCGCCGGAGGAGATGGTGGCCGCGGCCGAGCGCGTCCGTGGCCAGTACGGGATCACGACCTTCAAGGTCAAGGTGGGGCGCAAGCCGTTCATGCTCGACGTCGAGGCCTGTCGCGCACTGCGACGGGGGCTCGGTGATGACGTCGAACTCTACATCGACGGCAACCGAGGATGGACCGCCTCCGAGTCGGCACGGGCGCTGCGCGCCATGGAGGATCTGGACCTGACCCTGGCCGAGGAGCTTTGCCCGGCCGACGACGTGCTGGGACGGCGCTGGCTGGCCGAACAGAGCCGAATTCCGGTCGTGGCCGACGAGAGCGCCACGCGCCCCGGAGAGGTCACCCGGGAGCTGTTGGATGGTGCCTCCAACGCGATCAGCATCAAGACCGCCCGGACCGGGTTCACCACCTCGCAGCGCATCCTCTTCCAAAGTGAGGGACTGGGCGTGGAGGTCGTGATGGGCAATCAGGTCGACGGCCAGATCGGCACGATGTGCACGGTCGCCTTCGGCGCGGCGTACCAGCGGACGGCGCAGCGGGCGGGAGAACTGTCCAATTTCCTGGACATGAGCGACGACCTGCTGACCGAGCCACTCCGCATCATCGACGGGACCCTGTTCGCCCGCCGGGGAGCAGGTCTGGGCATCGAGATCGACCCCGACAAACTCGCCCACTACCGCCAGGATCGCTGA
- the benB gene encoding benzoate 1,2-dioxygenase small subunit, giving the protein MTAVADTATVTVEDVRQFLYREARFLDDREFETWLECYHPDVEFWMPAWDDNGELTEDPQTEISLIYYPNKGGLEDRVFRIRTDRSAATSMPEPRTGHNITNVEILEQRGDVVDVRFNWFTLYYRYQNIDTYFGTSRYTIDFSGESPLITRKKVVLKNDYIHHVVDIYHI; this is encoded by the coding sequence ATGACCGCAGTGGCCGATACCGCGACCGTGACCGTGGAGGACGTCCGGCAGTTCCTCTACCGCGAGGCCCGCTTTCTCGACGACCGCGAGTTCGAGACGTGGTTGGAGTGCTACCACCCGGACGTCGAGTTCTGGATGCCTGCCTGGGACGACAACGGCGAGCTCACCGAGGATCCCCAAACCGAGATCTCGCTGATCTACTACCCGAACAAGGGCGGCCTGGAGGACCGGGTGTTTCGCATCCGGACCGACCGCTCCGCGGCGACGAGCATGCCGGAGCCCCGAACCGGGCACAACATCACCAACGTGGAGATCCTCGAGCAGCGCGGCGACGTGGTCGACGTCCGGTTCAACTGGTTCACCCTGTACTACCGCTACCAGAACATCGACACGTACTTCGGGACCTCCCGCTACACGATCGATTTCTCGGGCGAGAGTCCGTTGATCACCCGCAAGAAGGTCGTTTTGAAGAACGACTACATCCATCACGTGGTGGACATCTATCACATCTGA
- a CDS encoding helix-turn-helix transcriptional regulator has product MVGRKRELAELERMLAAVRDGQPRTVLVEGPSGIGKTTLVEQFLAHHGEIRTCRADGVPWEASLEFGVAEQLVRGSGDSAPLPRPAEQRLSDAISTGIRLLELWARSQEHGPLVVVVDDAHWADIESLRALSSAFRRMATEKVLVVLIADQDGQEASAEDVHDFLAGYRGSRIRVAPLTPTETQTLAIQGAGVDLTVPAAQRLSEHTRGNPLHTRQLLQEAPAESVQEWQPTLPAPRALAGSVVRTMRACGPSARALIESAAVLGEAMSFAEAAELANVEEPVAALDEASKAGLLTIGSGYGMTTLVFPSPLVRAAAYADLQPLRRHELHRKAAGIVGDESTRLMHRVAVTPFADAELADELDAFASRQAAQGAWSAVGNALINASRLSPARADREHRMVRAVDALVGAGNVPQALAFSPAIESFPPSALRDAVLGYLAILLGRPDEAELLLTGAWQRCDPKREPDTAALICQRRVLHSMSRWHGPDLVTWGHRAVELVSPDDPSAIESEAIMGLGLAADGRIQEAKDAYREVSAKVSAGAQSQRVQMGKGWLDLALDDPQTARRELEGAVPTRYRRGSTRISLWAQAWLARTEFALGDWDDAIHTVDRAVAQLDHAGLELARPLVHWTGAQTHALRGNWEAAQEHLRRGAAATHNYTIMLVPDCLARAQCAEARADYETVIRSLAPLVQLQPRRGIDEPGFWPWHDVYANALVMANRVDEADTFLAPYEALAAERGHRSTRARLGYVRGRIAGTTGDIEAARASFESSLDQLRSLPLPYEQARVNFAYGQTLRRAGKRREADDVLQRARESYVALGAQAYVERCDRELKAGGVKAGGVKAGGMKAPRTDPDLTRFTAQEQAVAELVAAGRSNKQVAVELFLSVKTVQFHLTRIYAKLGIGSRGELAACFRDEFGDKR; this is encoded by the coding sequence ATGGTCGGCCGCAAGCGGGAACTCGCCGAACTCGAACGCATGCTCGCCGCCGTCCGCGACGGTCAACCGCGTACCGTCCTGGTGGAGGGCCCCTCGGGAATCGGCAAAACGACCCTGGTGGAGCAGTTTCTCGCCCACCACGGAGAGATTCGGACGTGCCGGGCCGATGGAGTGCCCTGGGAAGCCTCCCTGGAGTTCGGTGTGGCCGAACAGTTGGTGCGCGGCAGCGGGGATTCCGCCCCGCTGCCGCGTCCCGCCGAGCAACGGCTCTCGGATGCGATCAGCACGGGTATCCGTCTCCTGGAACTCTGGGCTCGAAGCCAGGAGCACGGGCCGCTGGTGGTCGTCGTCGACGATGCCCACTGGGCGGACATCGAATCCCTGCGAGCACTGTCGTCGGCGTTCCGGCGGATGGCCACGGAGAAGGTCCTGGTCGTTCTGATCGCCGATCAGGACGGACAGGAAGCATCCGCCGAGGACGTGCACGACTTCCTCGCCGGCTACCGAGGTTCTCGCATCCGGGTCGCCCCCTTGACGCCCACGGAGACGCAGACTCTGGCGATCCAGGGGGCCGGGGTGGACCTGACCGTTCCCGCCGCGCAGCGGCTGTCGGAACACACTCGGGGCAATCCGCTGCACACCAGGCAATTGTTGCAGGAGGCTCCGGCCGAGAGCGTGCAGGAATGGCAGCCGACACTGCCCGCACCGCGGGCACTGGCAGGCAGCGTGGTACGCACCATGCGTGCCTGCGGTCCGTCGGCACGCGCCCTGATCGAATCCGCCGCTGTCCTGGGCGAAGCCATGTCCTTTGCCGAGGCTGCCGAACTGGCGAATGTCGAGGAACCGGTCGCGGCCCTGGACGAGGCCAGCAAGGCCGGCCTGCTGACCATCGGCAGTGGCTACGGCATGACCACACTCGTCTTCCCCTCACCCCTGGTACGGGCCGCCGCCTATGCCGACCTGCAACCGCTGCGGCGCCATGAGTTGCATCGGAAGGCAGCCGGAATCGTGGGGGACGAAAGCACCCGATTGATGCATCGAGTGGCGGTCACCCCGTTCGCCGATGCGGAACTCGCCGATGAACTCGATGCGTTCGCCTCGCGGCAGGCCGCTCAGGGGGCCTGGTCCGCTGTGGGAAACGCGTTGATCAATGCCAGTCGCCTCAGTCCCGCCAGGGCGGACCGCGAGCACCGGATGGTCCGGGCCGTCGACGCCCTGGTGGGTGCGGGAAACGTGCCACAGGCGCTCGCGTTCTCACCGGCCATCGAAAGCTTTCCGCCCAGCGCCCTCCGCGATGCCGTGCTCGGGTATCTCGCGATTCTGCTCGGCCGCCCGGACGAAGCCGAACTGCTGCTGACTGGTGCCTGGCAACGGTGCGACCCGAAGCGGGAACCGGATACGGCTGCCCTGATCTGTCAGCGCCGGGTACTGCATTCGATGAGCCGCTGGCATGGTCCGGACCTGGTCACCTGGGGACACCGTGCTGTGGAACTGGTGTCCCCCGACGATCCCTCGGCCATCGAGTCGGAAGCCATCATGGGACTCGGTCTGGCCGCGGACGGCCGGATCCAGGAAGCCAAGGATGCTTACCGGGAGGTCTCGGCGAAGGTCAGCGCCGGAGCCCAGTCGCAGCGGGTGCAGATGGGCAAGGGCTGGCTGGACCTCGCCCTCGATGACCCGCAGACGGCGCGCAGGGAACTGGAAGGCGCCGTGCCCACGCGATACCGGCGGGGTTCCACGCGGATCTCCTTGTGGGCACAAGCCTGGCTGGCCCGCACGGAATTCGCACTCGGCGACTGGGACGACGCCATACACACCGTCGACCGCGCCGTGGCTCAGCTGGACCACGCGGGATTGGAACTGGCGCGCCCGCTGGTGCACTGGACCGGAGCACAGACCCATGCTCTGCGAGGAAATTGGGAAGCCGCACAGGAGCACCTGCGACGTGGCGCGGCGGCCACGCACAACTACACGATCATGCTGGTGCCCGACTGCCTGGCGCGGGCCCAGTGTGCCGAAGCCCGGGCCGACTACGAAACCGTCATCCGCTCCTTGGCACCCCTGGTGCAACTGCAACCGCGACGAGGGATCGACGAGCCGGGATTCTGGCCCTGGCACGACGTCTACGCCAATGCGTTGGTCATGGCCAACCGGGTCGATGAGGCCGACACCTTTCTGGCACCGTACGAAGCCTTGGCAGCAGAGCGTGGACACCGCTCCACCCGGGCACGGCTGGGTTACGTACGCGGACGCATCGCGGGCACAACAGGCGATATCGAGGCGGCGCGAGCCTCCTTCGAAAGTTCTCTGGATCAGCTTCGGAGCTTACCGCTGCCCTACGAGCAGGCGCGGGTGAACTTCGCCTACGGGCAGACACTACGACGAGCAGGCAAACGCCGGGAAGCCGATGACGTGCTGCAGAGGGCCCGGGAATCCTATGTGGCCCTGGGCGCGCAAGCCTATGTCGAGCGCTGTGACCGCGAACTGAAGGCGGGCGGGGTGAAGGCGGGCGGGGTGAAGGCAGGCGGAATGAAGGCCCCCCGGACCGACCCCGATCTCACCCGATTCACGGCCCAGGAACAGGCCGTGGCCGAACTCGTTGCCGCGGGCAGGAGCAACAAGCAGGTGGCCGTGGAGTTGTTCCTGTCGGTGAAGACGGTGCAGTTCCACCTCACGCGGATCTACGCCAAGCTGGGCATCGGCTCGCGCGGGGAACTCGCCGCCTGCTTCCGCGACGAGTTCGGCGACAAGAGGTAG